In Leptospira montravelensis, the DNA window TGAATTTTTCCAAATCTCTTTGGATTTGTTCCTTTTTTTCACTGGCCCGAGAGGCCATTTTGCGTAATAGGTCTTCCCGGTAATGACTGAAATCTGCTTCTTTTAGTTCGCCCAGTTCCACCATAGAATTTACGATTTTTTCTAATCGTTCTGAGGTAAGGTAATTGGCTCCAATGCCACCAAGAATCAATCGCTCAAAAAGCCCAGACACATCCCTTCCTGTTTCGCGAATCAGTGAGGTTAACATAAAGTTCGAAAAGTCTTCGTTTCTTTGCCCTAAACTTACCTTCAGAAAGGTTTGTCCCAAAATTTTTGGAGTGATGTCTTCCCCAGTCATATTGTCTTGGACTTTGATTTCTTCTCCACCTATGATCATCTTAGCCACATCTTCCAAAGTGATAGTGGAACTAGTTTCTGGATCATAAAGTCTGCGGTTTGCGTATCGCTTAAGGAGCTTCATCGGAGATGCTTTTTAAAATGACTTTCAAGCCTAGGGGGTCAACTAAAATACAATCGTAATGGACACTCTATTCGGTGCTGTTTTGACACAACTTCCCGACCTCGAAAAAAACCTGATTACTTCCTGGTTACAAGTGCAAGGCCTCGTCATAAAAGAATGTACGCAGAAAAATTGGAAAGAATATCCAGATTTTATACCTCTCTTTACCAAACCCACACAAGACTTAGCAAAAGAATTATTGGATTGGAGCATCGAACCAATATTATGTGGTAGTTTTACAAACGAAGAAAAACAAAATTATAAAAATGCGGGTGTTTCCCTTTTATGGGAGAAACCATATACAGAAATCCATACTTTACCATATAAAACGTTAACACTGTCAAAATTGACTTGGGTTATTTACACAAAAGATCCTATATTCGATAAACATCTTTCCGTATTTCTAAAATCAATGGGCCAAACTGTATTTGCAGAAGGAAGCTTGGAATTTCTAACGAAAAGAATCCAAACTGGACCTTGTCATTTTCTTATTTTAGATTGGGATGTAATGAATGATCCGAGAAATCTGGTGGCAGAACTCTCTAAACTAAAAAAGTTAAAACAGTTTTTATCCATCGGGATCAAAGACTTTATGAAAGAAAATCTTTATAGAGATTTAAAAACGGGGATCGGAACCATTTCAGAAGTATTAGTTTCAAAATTAGATTTTTGGAATGTATTCATTCATTCTTTTCCGCTAAAAGAAGAAGGAGGAAATTCAAATGATTGGAAAGAAACTTCCCATTCGATTTCCAAACTTAGTTTTACTTTTCAAGAGAAACAAATTCCAATTTCCATGCAGTTAACCGAAACTACAATGATTATGAAAAAACCAAACCATCCACAAACAGAAAATTTGTTAGGTCTTTTTAGTTGGTTTTTATAATCAAAGTTTGGTCACTCAAAGAGCAACATATCATCACTAGAAAGTTCGCCTGCACCTCGATTTGGAAAAGCTTGTTCAAAAAAAAGTGCCGCAAGTAAATCAAAATCCTCATCTTCTTCGCGATTTTCTAATTCCCAAAGTTCATTTCTTCGTTTGATGAGAAGGGAAACCGTTGCATCTTCCAAAGCAAAATCTATCTTCAAACGATTCAATGTGCGTATGAAAAAATTTAAGTTATAAACTACATAATCTCTGAAATAAGTAAGGCCTGCAATCGTTGGTTCATATTTCAAAAGTGCCTCCGTCAAATAACAGGCAGTTTTTAGATCTTCGGTTGCTCCTGTTTCCTTATAGGCTTTAAAGATATGATGTACTGTTTCATGCATAGAGATAGTGGAATGATAAGAATCTTCTATGAGTCTTATGGCTTCCGGATGTGATTCCATATAAGCAAATACATCCACAATTTCACCAAGAGCCATTACGCGTTTCCTTTCCGCATCACATGGTTCCTCTGTAATTGTTGGATCTACTAATAAAATAAAAAGGTATTTAGTTTCGAATGCAAACCTAGATTCCTTGGGAATATAATATTCAATCCAAATAGGTTCTTTGTAATAATCAATGGATTCTTGGAAGCTAAGTTCTGGTGTGACTTTAAGGGACTTTAGTTTTTTTACGTCATCAGTGATGACCTTCTTTCCTTCGACCCGAGTTTTACTGCGTTTGATTTGTCGGAGTTCCGACTTATTCAAAAGCGGTTTGGGTTTGAAGGAAGAATCCATGTTATATCATCGACAATTTAGAAAAAGCGCAAAAGAAAAGATCGCAACCAGAAACCAACGGGGCTTAGAATTCCTGTGTCCGAAAACACAACCTTCCCTTTTTCATTCAGAAACACTGTTGTGGGGTATGCGGAAATTCTCCATTCCTTCAAAATCCTGTAGTCGGCCGCATAGATTGGGCGTTTTGCTTCCGGGGAAAGTTGGGAGATAATTTCTTTTGTTTCCTCAGAATCTTCCGCTTCTAAAACCGAAAGGAAAACCGTAGATTTTGGCAAAAGTTTTAGATTTGCTTCCAAAATTGGAGCATAAGCCTTGCAGACCGTACACCAAGTAGCCCAAAAATACACAACCTTTGGGTGGCCTTTCCAGGAATTTGCTTCCGTGGGAGTGGTAGCTAAAACTTCGATAGGAACATTAGGACTTGTATCCCTTCCCTTAAAGTAAGCAAAACATAAGGTGGTCGAAAAAAAGAAAACAAAGGCGGAAACCACCTTCCAACCATAAGGTAACTTTTTCCAAATTTTCATAGTCTCTAATGTAAGACTGGTGCTTGGCCCGATATGTTCCCAAACATTAAAAATAAGATAAGAAGTAACCAAATAAACCCGGAGGTAAGAACACTTACATCCGTAAGAATGGCTTTTGTGGGGTTATGACCCATGTTCTTGATATAAATGATATATAAAGACCGAAAAACTGCGTATACGACAATGGGAACTGTATATACCATATAAGGTGTTCCTAAACTTTTCGCAGTTTCAGGGCTTACCGTATACATAACATAACTGACAAGAGTTAAAGTGGCAACCACTCCCATCATTAAATCCAAAAACTCAATAGAATATTCTTCTAAAATCTTTCTATGTTTGCCGGCATCCGTTTTAAGAATATTAATCTCACCTCTTCGTTTGGAAAAACCCCAAAAGAGTGCCAACATAAAAGTACAAAGTAACAACCAATGAGAAAACTCCACTCCAATGACAACCGCACCAGCAATGGCACGTAACACAAATCCTATGGAGATACTCATTACATCCAAAATCACAATATGTTTCAGAACTTTACTGTATAACATATTAAAAAGTAAATAGAAGATAGTAAGATAAAAGAAAACCGGAGAAAGTTTATAAGCACCAATGAGCGCAATGGGAAGAATCACACCTGTAATTGCCAAAGCAATTCCAGAATCTAATTCTCCACTAGCAAGGGGTCTATGTTTTTTTTCTGGATGTTTTGCATCTTCTTTTTGGTCCAAAAAATCGTTAAACACATATTGGCAACTTGCAACGAGAGAAAAACAAAGGAATGCCAAACAAACTTTTGATAATGAAGGAAGTTCGAAAACTTTTTTTGAAAAAATCAATCCCGCAAATAGGATGACGTTCTTCACCCATTGTGGAATTCGCATTAACTTTAAATATAGTTGAATCATTTTTTCTTCACTTTATGAGCTTCGATGAACTTCATTTTTAATTTGATAGTTTTTGCATCTTTAACCGTTGGGAATACAAAATGAATTTGTGGGTCAGATCCTGTTGTGATCATTTCAACAAGTTCGCCTGGTATTTGTTTACTGGCAGTTTTGATATCAGTAATTTTCAAATAATCCTGGTAATCTTCAGGTAAAAAACTGGAACTTACTATGATTTTTTTGTTATAAACTTCTTTTCCCTTTGAATCTAAAATTGAAATTTGATCCAAAGAAAAACGGATTCCCCTTTGTTCGAGTGGATCAATGCGGAGTCCACCAAACTCAGCCATTGATTTAGGGAGTTCCCATTCATACATAACCCAATTGCCTATGTCTTTTTTTAATACTGGTTTTGTGACCATTAGAGATTCACTAGTGTTAGGATTTTCTCTGCTAGTAAATGTATAGAGTTTGATGGATTGGTCTTTAAAAACTGGGTATTTGTATTGGAAATAGGAAAAACCAAATAGAATACTAACTAAGATCGCACTTACTAATCCAATACGAACTTTTCTCAAAAAAAGGAATTGGTCTAACTGAGTCAAATACTGCGTTTTAAATTCTTTTTTTGATTCGGAGGATAAATACTCAAAAGTATCAATGGCAGTGGACAAACCGTTCTCCATTTCCTTTTCATTCCAATCGGAAACTTTTCCTAAGGATTCTAAAAAGCTAAATGGTTTTAATTTTTTATTGGTTTCAGGAACCACAAAACCTTGGAGATTTCCCTCAAAAGGGATTTCTTTTTGGTTTGTTCTTTGTAATTGGCAATTGATCAAATCATAAGCTAAATAACGAAACAAAAGTTTTGTTTCTTCTAATTTGTCATTGGAAATCAGAATTTCGAGTGCCTCTAATCTTGACTCAATGGAAGACAAACTTTTTTTTAGAGCCTCTTTTTGTTTCTCCAATGTTAACTCGTCCGAGGTTAAGACAGGAGGCTTCCAAAATGAAAACAATAAATTTTGTATGCTAAATTTCACAAATACCAAGTCTTCTTTATCCTCAAAATACTAAAACCGATTTTTATCCCCATTCTAACCGACTTGAATTTTCACACCATCGTCTACTGTACCCATTTTAGGTACTCCAGAATGGCCAGTGGCAGCGATGAGAACCGTAAAAATCCCCACACGTCCCACATACATGACTGCTGCATAAAAAACCTTTTCGAGATCCCCTAGTTGGGATGTTAAGTTCAAACTATAACCGACTGTGGAAAACGAAGAGATGAGTTCAAAAAAGATAACATGTAAAGAATGTTGGTTTTGATCTAAGATACCAAGAAAAATGAACACAAAAGCCAAAGCGATTGTTGCAAGGAAGTAAACTCTGATAGCAACAGCCACAGAATTTTTGGAAACAATTTCACCAAATAACATTACCGGTTTAGAAGGTTGGATCACATTTTTCAAATAGGCGAGTAACAAAACAAAGGTGGTAATTTTAATACCTCCAGCAGTTCCTTGGGGACCTCCACCAATAAACATCAAAACAGTAATGATGATGACTGTGGCATCATTCAAATGACCAAGATCCATTGTAGAAAATCCGGCAGTACGGGAACAAACTGACATAAAAAACGCATTAGAAATTTTATCAACAAGTGCTAACTCATGAAAGGTATGTGGATTGGAACGTTCTAAAAAATAAATTCCCACAAAACCAAACAATAACAAGGCGAATGAACCATATACCAAAAGTTTAGATTGGATTCTCGTGGTTTCTCCCCGTAGGTGTTTGTTATAATCCTCAATCCGGTTTTCCAAAAATGCAGAGAACTGAGCGGGAAGTAATAAAAACCTTGGAACATTCCCTGTTTTTAAGGCTTTTTCCATCATCAGAGTTTCTGCCATCACTTCTATGCGATAAACAATTCGTACAAATACAGTTAGGAGAAATTTTTCTAAAAGGATGATCACAGGAAATCCAATCCCTCCAAAAATCACAAGTCCAGAAACAATGTACAAAGAAAAAGGATCGTAACGTAATGCACTGAGATCATCGGTAATCGAAAAACCGGCGTTATTGAAGGAAGAAACGGCGGTAAACAAGGAAAAAAACCAACGAGTGTTTCCGCCTTCTACACCACTTGGCATATGTAAATACAATCCAATGGCTCCAAGGATTTCCAAGGAAAAGGAAATATTAATAATGGAAAGTAACATCCGATTGACTTCGTTTGTAGCAAGGGATTCGGTTTCGGGTTGGGTATCGATTGCCGCTCCGACAAAGGCATTAAAACGAGCGTTTCTAGAAATTCCTTGGGTGATAAGAAAACCTACAATCACGGTAAAACTAATGATCCCAAGCCCACCTAGCTGAATGAGAAAGAGCATGATCCAATGAGTTCCTGGATTTAGGCCAGAAAGGGGAACAGGCGAAAGACCTGTCACACAAATGGAGGATGCAGAGAGGTAAAAACTATCCACATAGGAAAGTTCTCCCTCTTCAGAAATATAAAGGGCGAACGACCCAAGGAGGATGGCGGCAAAGAAACCCAGACATACAAGTCGGGCAAAGGACAGTGTTCGAAAAAATCGCTTCAAGTGCGCTAGTGGCATATTCCCCTAATCTCTACTTTCTCCAGGATTTTCCCTTTGACCAAAAATCCCAAGTACTTTACAAACGCAGTCCATTTCAGATTTTGGTAGAATCAATTCAACTTTAACCTTATTTTTGAGGAAAATATGACCTCTGCGACAGAAACCAAACGCGACCCTAAATTGGATAGAATCCGTAACATCGGAATCTCTGCCCACATTGACTCTGGAAAGACAACTCTTACCGAACGTATTTTATTTTATACGAACAAAATCCATGCCATCCACGAAGTACGTGGTAAAGACGGTGTGGGTGCTACTATGGACAGTATGGACCTCGAAAGAGAAAGAGGGATCACAATCCAATCAGCGGCAACCTATGCCACTTGGAAAGACATTACCATTAACATTATCGATACTCCAGGTCACGTTGACTTTACTATCGAAGTAGAACGTTCACTACGTGTACTTGACTCTGCGATTATGGTTCTTTGTGGAGTGGCTGGTGTTCAATCTCAGTCCATCACTGTTGACCGTCAGATGAAACGTTATAGCGTTCCTCGCGTTGCGTTTATCAATAAATTGGACAGAACAGGTGCTAATCCTTGGAGAGTGATCGAACAACTTCGTGAAAAACTCCATTTAAATGCACATGCGGTGCAACTTCCTATTGGTTTGGAAAACGATCTAAAAGGGATTGTTGACCTTGTGGAAATGAAAGCGTATTACTTTGAAGGTCCTAATGGACAAGATATCAAAATCACCGATATCCCTGAGGAATTAAAAGCCCAAGCGAACGAAAAACGCGAAGCTCTCCTGGATGCTGTTTCTCTTTTCAGTGATGAACTCACAGAAGAGATGTTAGAAGGTGCTCCGTCAGAAGCACGAATTAAAGAAGCCATTCGTCGTGGGGTTCTTGCTCTTAAATTTGTTCCTGTATTTATGGGTTCTGCCTTTAAAAACAAAGGAGTTCAAAGACTTCTTGATGGTGTAGCAGATTACCTTGCTTCTCCTTATGATGTTGAGAACAAAGCAAAAGAAATCGGAAACGAAGAAAACGAATTCAATTTAGAATCCGATCCAGAAAAACCATTAGTTTGTCTTGCATTCAAACTAGAAGACGGTCGTTACGGTCAGTTAACTTACGTACGTGTTTACCAAGGTAGACTCGAAAAAGGTATGACGATCTACAACTCTTCTAACAACAAACGCCACAACATTGGTCGTCTTGTTCGTATGCACTCTAACGATATGGAAGATATTGCTAAAGCAGAAGCGGGAGATATCGTAGCTCTATTTGGTATTGATTGTGCCTCTGGGGATACTTTTACTGATGGAAAAGCAAAAGTGACTATGGAGTCCATGTTTGTTCCAAACCCTGTAATCTCTCTTACTATTGAATGTAAAGAATCAAAACAACTTCCCAACCTTGCGAAGGCTCTCAACCGTTTCACTAAGGAAGATCCTACCTTCCAAACAGAGATCGATAAAGAGTCTGGACAAACCATCATCAAAGGGATGGGTGAGCTCCACCTTGAAGTTTACATCGAACGTATGAAACGTGAGTATGGTGTGGATCTTGTGACTGGTGCACCTCAGGTGGCTTACCGTGAAACCATCACTAAGTCTGCTGAATTTGATTACACTCATAAAAAACAAACGGGTGGTCAAGGTCAGTTCTCTCGTGTGGCTGGTTTTATTGAACCAATCCCACAAGAAGAAGGAAAAGATTACGAATTCGTAGATAAAATCGTGGGTGGTTCCATCCCTCGTGAATACATCGGATCTTGTGATAAAGGTTTCCGTTCTTGTTTAGAAAGAGGATCTCTCATCGGATTCCCTATCATTGGGGTTCGTTGTGTAATCAATGACGGTGCTTACCATGATGTGGATTCATCCGATATGGCATTCCAAATAGGTGCTCGTTACGGATTCCGCCAAGGTTTCTCGAAAGCAGCTCCTATTATCCTTGAGCCAATCATGCGCGTAGAAGTGGAAGGTCCAACAGAATTCCAAGGTGCGATTCTTGCTTCTGTGAACCAAAGACGCGGTATGATCTTAAACACAACAGAAGAGAACGGATATGCTAAAATTGAAGCAGAAGTTCCTCTTGCTGATATGTTTGGATACTCTACTGTGCTTCGTTCTTCTACCCAAGGAAAAGCTGAGTTTGCTATGGAATTTTCCAAGTATGCTCCTGTTCCAAGAAACGTAGCTGACGAGCTTATGAAAAAATACAAGGTCAACAACAAAGACGAAGAATAATCCTTCGTCTCAAGGTTCGATTTTGGAAAAGGCGGGAGCTTCCCGCCTTTTTTATTGCCCTCTCACTTTTTGCTGTCGATACTTCTAGAAGGGATCACGAGTGCGAAAATTTCGATACATTCTAATTTTATTAGGGATTTTGTTTGGATCTTCCCTTTCCCCGAAACAAAATCCAAAAGCGGAAATCCCCTCTTCCTACCGTGTGACCAAAGGAGATTCTTGGTTTGGAATAGCCCGAAAATTCAAAATTTCACCAGAAACCTTAGCTAAGTTAAATGGTCGCACCATAAGTGAAAACCTATATGAAAGGGAAGTTTTACGAATTCCTAAAGGAAATGAAAAACTTGTGGTTTCCCCAGAATCAATTCTGAAGGAAAAACCTGCCTTTCCCTTGACCCAAAAAGAAAAAGTCTTAAAAAAATACTCTGAACTTACTTATGATCCTCACAAAGGAATCCAATTCCAAAGAGGGAACTCTTCTCTTGTACGTGCAAGTCTACCTGGCAAAGTGGTCCACGTAGATTATATGGATGGGTATGAAAACTTTGTGATCTTAGAACACCAAAACGGCATTTATTCTATTTATGGGAACTTGGAACGTATTCAAGTCACCGAAGGCCAACAAGTCAATTCAAAAGATCGTCTCGGAATTCTATCAAAAGACAAAGGCCTCTATTTCCAAATGAACAGGCAAAAACAAAACCTAAATCCAGAACGAATTTTGGAGGTTGGCATTTAATGGGAAACTCGGTCCTCTTCCAATCAGCTTCTCTGTATCGAAACGGAAAATTAGAAACCGGTGATCTTCTCATGGACGGAGAAAAAATTGCCGCCATTGACACAAATCTTTCACCAAACAACGATACTGTGACTATATCCTTAAAAGGAAAAAAAGTTTATCCTGGTTTTATCAATTCCCATGACCATTTACTCGCAAGTTTCTTACCCAAAGTGGGAGGAACAGAGAAACATCTGTCTTGGTTGTCTTATGATAATCTTTATAAAAGTTCGGGAGTGTTTGCAGAACGCCAACAAGTAGATCCAGAAATTTTATACTATTTAGGTGCTTATAAAAATCTTTTCTCTGGAGTCACAACTGTATTTGATCATATTCCTCATCATGTTCAAAATCCATTTCGAGGAATCCTTCCTGTCAAACTTATCTCCGACTATACTTTAGCTCATTCGATCGGAAACTATAGTTTAGGTTGGGGTGAAGGACCTGCACTCGAATATCGTATGGCAGAACATGCAGGCCTTCCCTTTGTCACACATTTGGCAGAAGGAGTCGATGATGATTCCAAACAATCCCTACGACTTCTGGAAAAAATGGATGCTCTTGGCGGACATTCTGTACTCGTTCATTGTTTGCCTTTTGGTCAAAAAGAAGTTGAAAAAATTGTCGAAAAAGGTGCCTCAGTTGTCTGGTGCCCAACTTCTAACCTACATATCTTTGGAAAAACAACCAATATTAAACTCTTTTTAGATATGGGAGTTAATGTATGTTTGGGGACAGATTATTCTGCTAGTGGATCACTCCATTTATTAGAAGAATTAAAAACAGCAAAATCAATTTATTTTGGTTTGTATGGGGAAGAATTACCTGAATCAACTCTATTAAAAATGATTACCGAAAACCCAAGAAAAGCCTTTCGATTGGGTAATCCAGATGCAATGATGCCAGGTCTTTCTGCCGATTTACTTATAATCAACGATGATAAAAATAAAGCAGAGATTAATGTTTCTGAATTATCTTGGAAACACATTGACCTTGTAGTGATTGATGGATACCCCATTTATGGGTCTGAAGAATACAAGTCACTCTTTCTTCATTTCGGTTTAGAAACAGAAGAATTTTCCGTTGATGGTAAAACGAAACTCGTAGCTGGTTCACCAAAAAAACTCTTGAAACAAGTTTCTGACAGTGTCGGTTATAAAAAGAGTTTGGCTTTTTTACCTAATTTTTGAAAATGAAGCGCAAGCGAGGCATGAGTTGTCAGGTCCCATAGTACGTAATTACAAAGGAGGTTCTATCGTCTACTTCGAGAAAGATAAGGCGGAGGATATCTTTGTACTACAAAAAGGTCGTGTTGTACTAACTTACACGAATATCAACGGTGTGGAACTGAAAGAAGATGTAAAACTCGGTGAGTTTTTCGGAGTGAAGAGTGCCATCGGTCGTTATCCTAGAGAAGAAACGGCTCAAGTCATAGGAGCCGCTACAGTTCTTGTCTTCAAAGTCCCTGAATTCGAGAAATTTGTCTCAGACAAAACCCATCTCATCATCAAAATGCTGAAAGTTTTCTCAAGCCAACTCCGCCAGGTCCACCGCCAAGTTAGGGAAATCCTCGGCCAAGGGGAAGCAAAGAACCCAGCTTTTGAACTTATGAATGTGGCCGAAGTTTTTTACAAAAATGGAAACTT includes these proteins:
- a CDS encoding polyhydroxyalkanoate synthesis regulator DNA-binding domain-containing protein, which produces MKLLKRYANRRLYDPETSSTITLEDVAKMIIGGEEIKVQDNMTGEDITPKILGQTFLKVSLGQRNEDFSNFMLTSLIRETGRDVSGLFERLILGGIGANYLTSERLEKIVNSMVELGELKEADFSHYREDLLRKMASRASEKKEQIQRDLEKFSQSILEEDKATLGDLSEKLKEVAEKLKEN
- a CDS encoding TlpA family protein disulfide reductase; this translates as MKIWKKLPYGWKVVSAFVFFFSTTLCFAYFKGRDTSPNVPIEVLATTPTEANSWKGHPKVVYFWATWCTVCKAYAPILEANLKLLPKSTVFLSVLEAEDSEETKEIISQLSPEAKRPIYAADYRILKEWRISAYPTTVFLNEKGKVVFSDTGILSPVGFWLRSFLLRFF
- a CDS encoding decaprenyl-phosphate phosphoribosyltransferase: MIQLYLKLMRIPQWVKNVILFAGLIFSKKVFELPSLSKVCLAFLCFSLVASCQYVFNDFLDQKEDAKHPEKKHRPLASGELDSGIALAITGVILPIALIGAYKLSPVFFYLTIFYLLFNMLYSKVLKHIVILDVMSISIGFVLRAIAGAVVIGVEFSHWLLLCTFMLALFWGFSKRRGEINILKTDAGKHRKILEEYSIEFLDLMMGVVATLTLVSYVMYTVSPETAKSLGTPYMVYTVPIVVYAVFRSLYIIYIKNMGHNPTKAILTDVSVLTSGFIWLLLILFLMFGNISGQAPVLH
- a CDS encoding TrkH family potassium uptake protein, with the protein product MPLAHLKRFFRTLSFARLVCLGFFAAILLGSFALYISEEGELSYVDSFYLSASSICVTGLSPVPLSGLNPGTHWIMLFLIQLGGLGIISFTVIVGFLITQGISRNARFNAFVGAAIDTQPETESLATNEVNRMLLSIINISFSLEILGAIGLYLHMPSGVEGGNTRWFFSLFTAVSSFNNAGFSITDDLSALRYDPFSLYIVSGLVIFGGIGFPVIILLEKFLLTVFVRIVYRIEVMAETLMMEKALKTGNVPRFLLLPAQFSAFLENRIEDYNKHLRGETTRIQSKLLVYGSFALLLFGFVGIYFLERSNPHTFHELALVDKISNAFFMSVCSRTAGFSTMDLGHLNDATVIIITVLMFIGGGPQGTAGGIKITTFVLLLAYLKNVIQPSKPVMLFGEIVSKNSVAVAIRVYFLATIALAFVFIFLGILDQNQHSLHVIFFELISSFSTVGYSLNLTSQLGDLEKVFYAAVMYVGRVGIFTVLIAATGHSGVPKMGTVDDGVKIQVG
- the fusA gene encoding elongation factor G, translating into MTSATETKRDPKLDRIRNIGISAHIDSGKTTLTERILFYTNKIHAIHEVRGKDGVGATMDSMDLERERGITIQSAATYATWKDITINIIDTPGHVDFTIEVERSLRVLDSAIMVLCGVAGVQSQSITVDRQMKRYSVPRVAFINKLDRTGANPWRVIEQLREKLHLNAHAVQLPIGLENDLKGIVDLVEMKAYYFEGPNGQDIKITDIPEELKAQANEKREALLDAVSLFSDELTEEMLEGAPSEARIKEAIRRGVLALKFVPVFMGSAFKNKGVQRLLDGVADYLASPYDVENKAKEIGNEENEFNLESDPEKPLVCLAFKLEDGRYGQLTYVRVYQGRLEKGMTIYNSSNNKRHNIGRLVRMHSNDMEDIAKAEAGDIVALFGIDCASGDTFTDGKAKVTMESMFVPNPVISLTIECKESKQLPNLAKALNRFTKEDPTFQTEIDKESGQTIIKGMGELHLEVYIERMKREYGVDLVTGAPQVAYRETITKSAEFDYTHKKQTGGQGQFSRVAGFIEPIPQEEGKDYEFVDKIVGGSIPREYIGSCDKGFRSCLERGSLIGFPIIGVRCVINDGAYHDVDSSDMAFQIGARYGFRQGFSKAAPIILEPIMRVEVEGPTEFQGAILASVNQRRGMILNTTEENGYAKIEAEVPLADMFGYSTVLRSSTQGKAEFAMEFSKYAPVPRNVADELMKKYKVNNKDEE
- a CDS encoding LIC_10271 family cell wall hydrolase; protein product: MRKFRYILILLGILFGSSLSPKQNPKAEIPSSYRVTKGDSWFGIARKFKISPETLAKLNGRTISENLYEREVLRIPKGNEKLVVSPESILKEKPAFPLTQKEKVLKKYSELTYDPHKGIQFQRGNSSLVRASLPGKVVHVDYMDGYENFVILEHQNGIYSIYGNLERIQVTEGQQVNSKDRLGILSKDKGLYFQMNRQKQNLNPERILEVGI
- a CDS encoding amidohydrolase family protein, which translates into the protein MGNSVLFQSASLYRNGKLETGDLLMDGEKIAAIDTNLSPNNDTVTISLKGKKVYPGFINSHDHLLASFLPKVGGTEKHLSWLSYDNLYKSSGVFAERQQVDPEILYYLGAYKNLFSGVTTVFDHIPHHVQNPFRGILPVKLISDYTLAHSIGNYSLGWGEGPALEYRMAEHAGLPFVTHLAEGVDDDSKQSLRLLEKMDALGGHSVLVHCLPFGQKEVEKIVEKGASVVWCPTSNLHIFGKTTNIKLFLDMGVNVCLGTDYSASGSLHLLEELKTAKSIYFGLYGEELPESTLLKMITENPRKAFRLGNPDAMMPGLSADLLIINDDKNKAEINVSELSWKHIDLVVIDGYPIYGSEEYKSLFLHFGLETEEFSVDGKTKLVAGSPKKLLKQVSDSVGYKKSLAFLPNF